The genomic region ATGTCGTGCATCTGGCTCGGCAGGAACTGATGAATCGCGGGCTCAACGGCGAGGGCCGCTGGGTCGGCTTCGCCAAGGCGGGCGAGTTGCTCGGGGTATAGCGCAGCCGCCATGCCTGCTCCATGGCGCCGGCCACATTCCGAATGCTGTTTCACACGCCCGGTGCAGCCAACGCTGCTCCGAGCATTTTTTGCGTGTATGGCGTTTGCCGGTTACTCATCGGAGTCTTCTTGCAGGCATGGAGAACCAGAGAAGGCAGTCCAGTTCACACCAGCAGATGTAGCGTGATAGTGCGACGAAAATCGCGTGCAAGGCTTCGCCTCAAATTTCCGTAGCAATGCCAGCGGTCATGCACTTGGCTGTGCAAGGGAATAGTGCGTTCATACACGTAGACCCGTGCACACGGAAATACCAGTGAATATCGACGTGGACAAGTACGAACGTCTGAATCCGCGACGCCATCAGGCGCGGCGAACAAGTGAACGCCGACAGCCGGCAAACGCTCGAATGCAGGCTGCACTCGATCACCCGCACACAGGAAGCGCAAGCATTTCCGGACCCCCAAGAAGGACAAGGGCCTGGGACGGCACCCGAAACAGATTGCACATCGGCATCGATAGGATCGTGCCTATGCGGCGTTAGGCATCCGGCGTATGCCGGTAAGAAGCGGACGGCCGAGGTGCTGAAACACCCCGGCCGCCCTGACCACCACCGTTCGATTGGAGAACGACAATGGCTGCAAATACTCTATCAGGCCCGAATCGGGCCGAACATCGTCCGTCGCGCTTTGCGGCTGTTGCTGCTACTGGAGCGCGGACATGACCGAAACCACGCGCGAGATCCCGTTCCGGGACATCCCTGTCGAACAGCGACCCTTGCTGTTGATCGCCTCCGGCGTAGGAGTCGCTACCGCGCTCCGAGAAGCTGCCGACCTTGAAGACGCGGTTCGTCGTCTGCTGTTGATGGGAACAGAGACCGGCCTTGACGGAGGCGTCGCATACCTCTGCGAGTTCGCTCTGGAGATTGCTGGTGCACTGCGAAAATCGACCACTGATGAGTGACGGCGAACGCATCTTGCTACTGCGACAACTCGATTGATCGAGTTTTCTGCGGTTTCGCCCAGTTATCCTGCTCACTACGTCACTCTGCGATACAGCAACCGGATTGCATTGGGACACTGCCCGCTGGTTTGAATGTCCAGCGGACACCCCATGACAACGATCCAACTTAGCGACGCGGCACACATGACGCCGCCGCGGCGGCGCATGGAGGTGGCCGCACTCCTCGCCCTGGGCCTGCATCGTCTTCGCGGCGGTGGCGCGCACGCCGGCGCAGTTGCCGCACCCTCTCCGGTTGACCTTGGCTTTGGCGGGGAACCACGCGTACATGCCAACCCCGCTCACCGGAGTCCACAGGCATGACGCAACAACACCCCGCGGCAACGCCCGCATCGATGGCTACGCGCATCGCGCGCCTAACCGACTGGTCGTGGCCAGATCTGTCCAAAGAATGGCGACGACTCTTCAGCACTGACCCATTGGTGATCAATCGGCGTTTCGTCGAGAAACGAATCGCGTATCGCTGGCAGGAGATCGAGTTCGCGAAGACAAATCCTGGTTTGCTCGCGCGCAACCAACATCGCATCGACGAGTTAGTCGCCACCGGCCAATTGAAGCGCCAGCCCGTCGGCGCGATTCCAGTCGCAGGCACCGAACTGATCCGCATCTACGCCGGCATCGAACACCGCGTGCTCGTGCTGTCCGATGGCGAGTTCGAGTATGCCGCCAAGCGATATCCGAGTTTGTCGATGATTGCCCGCGCGATCACAGGGACTCGCTGGTCCGGTCCTGCCTTCTTCGGCCTGCGCAAGGCGGGTGGCCGATGAACGCCACAGCACCCAAGCGCTTGCGCTGCGCCGTCTATACCCGCAAGTCCACGGAGGAAGGACTGGAGATGGCGTACACCTCGATCGATGCCCAGCGCGATTCGGGTGCGGCCTACATCGCCAGCCGTCGCGCCGAGGGATGGATTCCGGTCGCCGACGATTACGACGATGGCGGCTTCTCCGGCGGCACCCTCGAACGCCCTGCCCTGCAGCGGCTGATGGCGGACATCGCGGCGGGCCAGATCGACATCGTCGTCTCCTACAAGATCGACCGCCTCAGCCGCTCCCTGTTCGACTTCGCCGAATTGGTGAAGATCTTCGACAAGCACGGCGTGACCTTCGTGTCGGTGACCCAGCAGTTCAACACCACCGACGCGATGGGACGGATGCTGCTGAACATCCTTCTGACCTTCGCTCAGTTCGAGCGCGAGCTGACCTCCGAGCGCATCCGCGACAAGTTTGCGGCCAGCAAGAAGAAGGGCATGTGGATGCACGGCATCACCCCACTCGGTTACGACGTCAAGGATCGCCGGCTGGTGATCAATGAAGCCGAGGCCGAACAGGTCCGAACGCTGTTCCGCCGCTTTCTCGAAGTGGGTTCGATGATGAAGGTGGCGCAGGAAGCCCGCGCGCGCGGCTGGCGCAACAAATCGTGGACGGCGAAGACAGGACGGCAACATATCGGGAGGCCGCACGATCGCAGCACGATCTTCAAGATGCTGCACTGCCGAACCTATCTCGGCGAACTCAAGAACCGGGATCAGTATGTCGAGGGCACGCACCCGCCGATCATCGACCGGTCCCTGTGGGACGAGGTGCATGCGCGCCTTCAAGTCAGTGGCACCGTGCGCGCAGGCGCGGCCCGTCAAGGCAAGGTGGCCTTCCTGCTGAAGGGCCTGCTGACCGGCCCGGACGGCCGTGCCCTGACGCCGTGGCACACGACCAAGGCCAACGGGCGCACCTACCGCTACTACCTCAGCACGCGCGACATTCACGAGGGGCGGAAGGCGTCCGGCCTGCCGCGCCTGCCGGCCGGAGAACTGGAGGCGGCCGTGGTCGCGCAGCTGCGGCGCCTGCTCCGCGCACCGGAGATGGTCGCAGCCATGATCCCGCAGGCCATCGCACTGGATCCGACCTTGGACGAAGCACAGGTCACGGTGGCGATGACGCAGGTCGAGCGGGTGTGGGACCAGTTGTTTCCGGCTGAGCAGCAGCGGCTGGTTCGCCTGCTAGTCGAGAAGGTCATCGTGACGCCGACGAATCTGGAGCTGCGGCTGCGTCCCGGTGGCGTTGGCGCCCTCACAGCCGAATCACGGCAGACCGCCGAAGAGATTGCAGCATGAGCAGCCCGACGCTGACCGTATCCGGCCCGGCGGCCGAGGTGGTCGCCAGCGACGGGGGAGTCGTACTGAACGTCCCCATAGCCCTGAAGCGGCGCAGCGGCCGGCGGGTGGTGACGGTCGCTGGCGCGGAGCCCGTGGCGGCAACCCGCGCCGGGGCCACCCCACTGCAACTGGCGCTGGCCCGTGGCCACCGCTGGCTGCGGATGCTGGAAACCGGCGAAGCGGCCTCGATGTGCGACATCGCCCGCCGCGAGGGCACCAACCACAGCTATGTCGCTCGGCACATCAACCTGACTCTGCTGGCGCCGGACATCGTCGCCGCGATCCTGGACGAGACCCTGCCGGAGGGCGTCCAGCTCCTGTCCTTGGCGATCAACCCGCCGATGCTGTGGGAGGACCAATGGAGATGGCGCGTGGGGATGACGACATAAGCCTCTGCTCCGCCGCAGGAATTCCGTGCTTCTCGGTGCGCGCGCGATTGCGCTACGCTGCAATCTGGCAGGTGAAACATGAAGTACATCGACAAGTACAGCGACGCGCCGTAGTCGCCTGATCGAGGTGCCGTCTCGCTCCTGGAACCGTGTACCGGGGCGTTCGCCACTTGACGCGCCCCTCGCGAAGGCGTTCCATAGTCGACATGGCATTACTGCGATTCAGACGCACACGTGTCCGCCGAACCATGGCGGCGTGCGCCTTGTTTTGCATGCTGTACCTGCAAGTCGCGGTGGCCGCGTATGCCTGTCCTGTCCAGGTACCGCCATCGGAGCCCGCACCGACGATGGTTGAATGCGAGGATATGACGATGCCGGACCCCGAGGCACCGGCGCTGTGCATCGCGCACTGTCAGGACAGTCAGATCGCGACCCCCGATCTCAATCCCTTGCAGGTGCCGCCATCGGCCCTGCCTCCATTGCACTTCGCCTTGACCGAGGCCTTGCTGCCGCCGGTGCGCGCGCAATACTACGAAGACGTTCCCGTCTGCCAGTCGGACCCACCGACCGCGCAACGCTTCTGTAGCCTGCAGATCTAAGCCCCGACCGCGACTCGCTCTCGCGCTGCCGATACCGGCGGCGCGCTCGTCGTTGCGTGTTCGGAGGTCTTATGTCCGTTTTCTGTTCGCTGTACCGCCGGTGCAGCTTCCGCCATTGGGCGGCGCTGGTGCTTGCCCTGACATTCGTGGCCGCACCTGCATGGTCGGCTGCGCCCATTGCGTTCGATGATGCCGTGCGCTTGGCGGTGGAGCACGCGCCCGCGCTCCAGGCGCGGCGATTGCAGACCGAAGCCGCCCGGGAAGACGCGGCGCGTGCCGCTGCGCTGCCTGATCCCAGGCTGACGCTGGGACTTACCAACGTCCCGGTCACCGGCACGGATGCGTTCGACCTGCGCGCCGATGACATGACCATGAAGCAGGTCGGTGTCATGCAGGAATTCCCGGCGTGGGCCAAGCGCCAGGCCCGCCGCGCGGTGGCCGATCGCATGATCGAACAGACGCAGGCGCTGACCTTGGTCGAACGACTGGCCGTCCGCCAAGCCGCCGCCCAGGCCTGGATCGCCTTGTGGACCGCCCAGCGTGAAATCGAGGCGCTGCAGGCCCAGCGGGAGCAATCGGCTCTTGCGATCAGTATCGCCAAGGCACGGTTGGCCGGCGGGACAGGTACCGCGGCCGATGCCTTGGCAGCCCAGTCGGCGGCGCTGGAACTGGACAATCGCATCGATGCGGCCGAGGCGGACGTCGCGGCGGCCCGCGCCACGTTGGCGCGCTGGCTGGGCATCGAACCCGAAGAGCTGACGATCATCGGTGCATCGCCGGACCTGACCGTGCTGTCCGTCGACGAGTCCTCTTTGCTGACGTCGGTGGCTCGCCAAGGCCCGCTGCTAGCGTGGCAGTCGCGCGAATCGGTAGCCGAGGCTGCCGTGGCCGCCGCCGTGGCCGAAACGCGCCCCGACTGGAGCGTGAGTGCGATGTACGGCCAGCGTGAGCGCACGTCGGGTGGTATGCCGCGCAGCGACATGCTGAGCATCGAGTTCTCCATTGGCCTGCCGCTGTTGACGCGCAATCGTCAGGATCGCGGCGTCGCGGCGCGACGCGCGGAGTTGGATGCGGTCGCGGCCGAGCACGAGGATGCACGCCGCATGCAGGTCGAAGCCGTGCGCCGTGGCCTCGCCGAATGGCATGGACTGAAGCGTCAGATCGCACGCAAGGAACAACAGGCGTTGCCGCTGGCGCACGATCGCTCGCAGGTCGCATTGGCGGCCTATCGCGGCGGCGGCTCATTGCAGCCGTGGCTCGACGCCCGCCGCGACGAACTTGAACTGCACATCGAACACGCTCGCCATCTGGGCGAACTCGGGCGCGTCTGGTCCGCGCTCGCCTACCTGCTCGACGATGAGGAAAAGCAGCCATGACCCGCAAGCAAACGTATGCGATCGCGATGTTGCTTGCCGTCGGCCTGTTGGCCGTCGGTCTATTCGCAGGCCACTGGTGGGCGCGACACCATGCCGGGGACGGCAAAGGGATGGTCGCCGATACCGAATCGACCGCCGATGCGCGCAAAGCCCTGTACTGGTTCGATCCGATGGTGCCGGACCAGCACTTCGACAAGCCGGGCAAGTCGCCCTTCATGGACATGCAGTTGGTGCCCAAATATGCCGACGAGGTGACCTCGTCCGACGTGCGCATTGCGTCGGGTGTGCAGCAGAACGTGGGTATGCGCACGGCCCCGGTCGAAACCGGCACGCTCGCGTCCGAGATCCGCGTGCCGGGCACCTTGACTTGGGATCTGCGCCAGGAATTTGTGGTCAGCGCCCGCGTCGAGGGCATCGTGACGCGGGTCGAGGTGAAGGCACCGTTCGAGCCGGTCCGTCGCGGCCAGCCGCTTGCGACCTTGCTGGCCCCCGAGTGGAGCAGCGCGCTGGCCGAAGCGCAGGCGCTGGGCGATGCGCGCTCGGCATCCGCACGGGAGTTGCGCAGCGCAGCGCAACAGCGATTGCGCGTGCTGGGGGTGTCCGGTCGCAGCGGCAGCGGCGGTGTGGTGTTGACGGCGCCGGGCGATGGCGTGGTGAGCGAGGTGCTGGTACGCGAAGGCCAGACGGTGATGACGGGAACGCCGCTGTTCCGTATCAACGGCACGGCCACGTTGTGGCTGGAGGCCGCGATTCCACAAGCCGGCGTGGCCGGCATCCGGCCCGGCACGCCGGTCGAGGCGATGATCGATGCATTGCCCGGGCAGATATTCGCCGGCGAGGTGGAAGCCCTGCTGCCGCAGATCGACTCGATTAGCCGGACCCAGCGCGCGCGCGTCGTGCTGCGCAATCCGCAAGGTCAGTTGGTGCCGGGCATGTTCGCCGAATTGCGTCTGCGCCCGGAAGGTGGCCAAGCGGTGCCGCTGGTGCCGAACGAGGCATTGATCGCAACGGGTACCGACAGCCGCGTCATCGTGGTCGGCACGGACGGGGCGTTCCAGCCGGTGCGCGTGCGCACGGGCCGCAGCAGCGGCGGCAAGACGGAAATCCTCGCCGGCCTGCAAGGGGGCGAGCGCGTGGTCGTCTCCGGCCAGTTCCTGATCGACTCCGAAGCCAGCCTCTCTGGGGCGTTGCAGCGTCTGCAAGCCCCGGAAGCACCTGCACCGATTACGAAGCCGATGCAGGACATGGAGACGTCATCCAAGGCGATATCGACAGCATCAAAACCGACGATGCCGAAAACGACAGTCCACAAGCCGAATGCCGGCAAGCCGTCCGATAGGGCACGGCGCTCATGCACGGTGGCGTACTGGTACGACCCGATGGTGCCGGACCAGCATTTCGAGCAACCGGGCAAGTCGCCCTTCATGGACATGCAGTTGGTGCCGAAGTTTGATTCGGGCGCGGATTCCAATTGCACTGTGCGCGATGTCGAAGCCGCGGCCACAGCGGAGCCACGGCCATGATCGCCCGGCTCATCCGGATTTGTATCGCCAACCGTGGCTTGGTGCTGTTGATAGCCGTGCTGCTGGCGGCAGGGGGTATCTCGTCCGTGCGGCAGACGCCATTGGACGCGCTGCCGGATCTGTCCGATACGCAGGTGATCATTCGTACGCAGTGGCCCGGGCAAACGCCGCGCATCATCGAGGATCAGGTCACCTATCCGCTGACAACAACAATGCTCTCCGTCCCGGGCGTGCGCGCGGTGCGCGGCTACTCCTTCTTCGGCGACTCCTTCGTCTACATCCTGTTCGACGACGACACCGATCTGTACTGGGCGCGTTCGCGGGTCCTCGAATACCTCAGCCAAGTACGCGGCCGCCTGCCGGAGGGCGTGAATCCCGCGCTCGGCCCCGACGCCACCGGCCTGGGCTGGATCTACGAGTACGCGCTCGTCGATCGCAGTGGCCAGCACGACCTTGGCCAACTGCGGGCGCTGCAGGATTGGATGTTGCGCTACGAACTGAAGACCATCCCCGATGTGGCCGAGGTCGCGAGCATCGGCGGCATGGTCCGCGCCTGGCAGATCGTGCCCGAGCCACAGGCGCTGGCGGCCCGGGGTATTACCGTCGCGCAGCTGGTGGATGCGGTGGAAGCAGCCAATGGCGCCACCGGCGGTTCGGTGATCGAACAGGGCGAAGCCGAGCTGATGGTACGCAGCGAGGGTTATCTGCGCACGACCGGGGACTTCGAGCGGGTGCCGGTGACGACCGCCGCCGGTGGCGTGCCGGTGCTGCTGGGTGAGATCGCCACCGTGCAGCGCGGCCCGACGTTCCGTCGCGGCATCGCCGAGTTGGATGGCGAGGGCGAAGTCGCCGGCGGCGTGATCGTGCTGCGTACCGGCAAGGATGCGTTGACGGCCATCGACCGCGTCAAGGCGAAGCTGCAGGCATTGCAAACCAGTCTGCCAAAAGGCGTGGAGATCGTGCCGGTCTACGACCGTTCCGAACTGATCCGCGAGGCGGTCGGCAATCTCACGCGCAAGCTCGGCGAAGAGTTTCTGGTCGTCGCGCTGGTGTGCGCGGTGTTCCTGTGGCATCTGCGTTCGGCGCTGGTGGCAGTGATCACATTGCCGCTGGGGGTGCTGGCAGCGTTCATCGTGATGCGTTATCAGGGCATCAGCGCGAACTTGCTGTCGCTCGGCGGTATTGCGATCGCGATCGGCGCGATGGTCGATGCGGCGGTGGTGATGATCGAGAACGCGCACAAGCATCTGGAGCACTGGCGCGACGCGCACGGTGAAGACCCGGCGGGTGAGGCGCGCTGGCGGTTGATGGCGGACGCGGCCAGCGAAGTCGGCCCGGCGCTGTTCGCCAGTCTGTTGGTCATCACCCTGTCGTTCGTGCCGGTGTTCGCGCTGCAGGCCCAGGAAGGTCGGTTGTTCGCGCCGCTGGCCTATACCAAGACGTATGCGATGGCGGCGGCGGCCGGCTTGTCGGTCACGTTGATTCCGGTGTTGATGGGATATCTGATCCGGGGGCGCATCCGACCCGAGACGGCCAACCCGCTGAACCGGATGCTGATCGCCGGCTATCGGCCGGTGCTGAACACGGTGTTGCGGCATCCACGTCTGACGCTGATCGCCAGCAGCCTGCTGTTGTTGCTGACCGTGATCCCGTATACCCGCATCGGCAGCGAATTCATGCCGCCGCTCGACGAAGGCACGTTGCTCTATATGCCGACGGCGTTGCCCGGGCTCTCCTCGGGCAAGGCCGGCGAACTGCTGCAACTGTCCGATCGCATGATCAAGACCGTGCCCGAGGTCGCGCATGTGTTCGGCAAGGCGGGCCGTGCCGAAACCGCCACCGATCCGGCGCCGATGGAAATGTTCGAGACCACGGTGACATTCAAGCCGCGCGATCAGTGGCGACCCGGCATGACGCCGGACAAGCTGCG from Lysobacter sp. harbors:
- a CDS encoding DUF2924 domain-containing protein, with product MTQQHPAATPASMATRIARLTDWSWPDLSKEWRRLFSTDPLVINRRFVEKRIAYRWQEIEFAKTNPGLLARNQHRIDELVATGQLKRQPVGAIPVAGTELIRIYAGIEHRVLVLSDGEFEYAAKRYPSLSMIARAITGTRWSGPAFFGLRKAGGR
- a CDS encoding recombinase family protein produces the protein MNATAPKRLRCAVYTRKSTEEGLEMAYTSIDAQRDSGAAYIASRRAEGWIPVADDYDDGGFSGGTLERPALQRLMADIAAGQIDIVVSYKIDRLSRSLFDFAELVKIFDKHGVTFVSVTQQFNTTDAMGRMLLNILLTFAQFERELTSERIRDKFAASKKKGMWMHGITPLGYDVKDRRLVINEAEAEQVRTLFRRFLEVGSMMKVAQEARARGWRNKSWTAKTGRQHIGRPHDRSTIFKMLHCRTYLGELKNRDQYVEGTHPPIIDRSLWDEVHARLQVSGTVRAGAARQGKVAFLLKGLLTGPDGRALTPWHTTKANGRTYRYYLSTRDIHEGRKASGLPRLPAGELEAAVVAQLRRLLRAPEMVAAMIPQAIALDPTLDEAQVTVAMTQVERVWDQLFPAEQQRLVRLLVEKVIVTPTNLELRLRPGGVGALTAESRQTAEEIAA
- a CDS encoding LacI family transcriptional regulator, which codes for MSSPTLTVSGPAAEVVASDGGVVLNVPIALKRRSGRRVVTVAGAEPVAATRAGATPLQLALARGHRWLRMLETGEAASMCDIARREGTNHSYVARHINLTLLAPDIVAAILDETLPEGVQLLSLAINPPMLWEDQWRWRVGMTT
- a CDS encoding TolC family protein — translated: MSVFCSLYRRCSFRHWAALVLALTFVAAPAWSAAPIAFDDAVRLAVEHAPALQARRLQTEAAREDAARAAALPDPRLTLGLTNVPVTGTDAFDLRADDMTMKQVGVMQEFPAWAKRQARRAVADRMIEQTQALTLVERLAVRQAAAQAWIALWTAQREIEALQAQREQSALAISIAKARLAGGTGTAADALAAQSAALELDNRIDAAEADVAAARATLARWLGIEPEELTIIGASPDLTVLSVDESSLLTSVARQGPLLAWQSRESVAEAAVAAAVAETRPDWSVSAMYGQRERTSGGMPRSDMLSIEFSIGLPLLTRNRQDRGVAARRAELDAVAAEHEDARRMQVEAVRRGLAEWHGLKRQIARKEQQALPLAHDRSQVALAAYRGGGSLQPWLDARRDELELHIEHARHLGELGRVWSALAYLLDDEEKQP
- a CDS encoding efflux RND transporter periplasmic adaptor subunit: MTRKQTYAIAMLLAVGLLAVGLFAGHWWARHHAGDGKGMVADTESTADARKALYWFDPMVPDQHFDKPGKSPFMDMQLVPKYADEVTSSDVRIASGVQQNVGMRTAPVETGTLASEIRVPGTLTWDLRQEFVVSARVEGIVTRVEVKAPFEPVRRGQPLATLLAPEWSSALAEAQALGDARSASARELRSAAQQRLRVLGVSGRSGSGGVVLTAPGDGVVSEVLVREGQTVMTGTPLFRINGTATLWLEAAIPQAGVAGIRPGTPVEAMIDALPGQIFAGEVEALLPQIDSISRTQRARVVLRNPQGQLVPGMFAELRLRPEGGQAVPLVPNEALIATGTDSRVIVVGTDGAFQPVRVRTGRSSGGKTEILAGLQGGERVVVSGQFLIDSEASLSGALQRLQAPEAPAPITKPMQDMETSSKAISTASKPTMPKTTVHKPNAGKPSDRARRSCTVAYWYDPMVPDQHFEQPGKSPFMDMQLVPKFDSGADSNCTVRDVEAAATAEPRP
- a CDS encoding efflux RND transporter permease subunit; protein product: MIARLIRICIANRGLVLLIAVLLAAGGISSVRQTPLDALPDLSDTQVIIRTQWPGQTPRIIEDQVTYPLTTTMLSVPGVRAVRGYSFFGDSFVYILFDDDTDLYWARSRVLEYLSQVRGRLPEGVNPALGPDATGLGWIYEYALVDRSGQHDLGQLRALQDWMLRYELKTIPDVAEVASIGGMVRAWQIVPEPQALAARGITVAQLVDAVEAANGATGGSVIEQGEAELMVRSEGYLRTTGDFERVPVTTAAGGVPVLLGEIATVQRGPTFRRGIAELDGEGEVAGGVIVLRTGKDALTAIDRVKAKLQALQTSLPKGVEIVPVYDRSELIREAVGNLTRKLGEEFLVVALVCAVFLWHLRSALVAVITLPLGVLAAFIVMRYQGISANLLSLGGIAIAIGAMVDAAVVMIENAHKHLEHWRDAHGEDPAGEARWRLMADAASEVGPALFASLLVITLSFVPVFALQAQEGRLFAPLAYTKTYAMAAAAGLSVTLIPVLMGYLIRGRIRPETANPLNRMLIAGYRPVLNTVLRHPRLTLIASSLLLLLTVIPYTRIGSEFMPPLDEGTLLYMPTALPGLSSGKAGELLQLSDRMIKTVPEVAHVFGKAGRAETATDPAPMEMFETTVTFKPRDQWRPGMTPDKLRAELDAAVKVPGLTNLWVPPIRNRIDMLATGIKSPIGIKVSGPDTEVIERLSAQIEGVAKTVGGVSSALAERVTGGRYVDVRIRPEVAARYGLSQADLQQLIAIVVGGDAVGETIEGRERYPIVIRYPRSQRDSLTALVQLPLVAPDGAQLTLGQVADLSLSPGPPMLKSENGRLVGYVYVDVAGRDLGSVVADLQQRIGADVKLPAGYGIAWSGQYEYLERALSRLRWVVPAALAIIFLLIYLVFRSASEAAIIMLSLPLALVGGLWLIWTLGHAVSIATLIGFIALAGVAAEFGVIMLLYLRQAWERRLAAGEPATLDTLEAAIREGAVQRVRPKAMTVAVILAGLFPLFVGGGAGSEVMQRIAAPMLGGMLTAPLLSMLVIPAAFRLLRGRALSHASAIAHEPR